The following are encoded together in the Anopheles nili chromosome 3, idAnoNiliSN_F5_01, whole genome shotgun sequence genome:
- the LOC128723929 gene encoding probable 4-coumarate--CoA ligase 3 produces MALCTYDEKTRTWCGPRTVSVYNPEASVGQILNHILQRTPDRIMQIDMDLGGRMNCTEFRTRMIRMVQNLTVAGLRKGDIVALATGNSENVAPLACALMTIGAPLNPLAPGFNEDDMAHMLRLTQPKMVFCDDANVEVVRLAARKAIDGEPTIYVLESKRTDVRHAEELLAETGREQKFTPTHLGNSHELLSMILCSSGTTGPPKGVCVTHAQTITMIGCYPLSEPNTVFNFSPLYWLTGVMMLLNTFSGGATRLITRRPFSAETFFEAVEKHRASFVFMPPSYASQIVRHERASHVDFSSLRMVAIGGSYVSDDLRDRFDVLLPNGRTYNTVGTSEVGWITCDIGGRKPGSVGTPMVNISVRIVDEAGVDLGVGQQGQVLLKYTEPFYGYYRNEEATRETVDERGFTRTGDMGYMDEDGYLYLIDRQKDIFKYRGFQISPSELESLIAQLPGVQEVCVVGVPEDVDRTTELPTAVVVRVPGSDITAQDIVQFVASKLSDYKHLHGGVHFVDELPKTQSGKILRRNVLELVL; encoded by the exons ATGGCGCTGTGTACGTACGACGAAAAAACCCGCACATGGTGTGGTCCGCGGACAGTTTCGGTTTACAATCCGGAAGCAAGCGTTGGCCAGATCCTGAACCATATCCTGCAAAGGACGCCCGACCGCATCATGCAGATCGACATGGACTTGGGAGGGCGCATGAATTGCACCGAATTCCGGACGCGTATGATCCGGATGGTACAAAACCTGACAGTGGCAGGTCTCCGGAAGGGTGATATCGTTGCGTTGGCCACCGGTAACAGCGAGAACGTCGCACCATTGGCATGTGCGTTGATGACGATCGGAGCACCACTCAACCCACTGGCTCCAGGTTTCAACGAGGATGACATGGCACACATGCTGCGTTTAACGCAACCAAAGATGGTGTTCTGTGACGACGCCAATGTGGAAGTTGTCCGATTGGCCGCCCGGAAGGCTATCGATGGCGAACCAACGATCTACGTGCTGGAGAGTAAGCGAACGGACGTCCGACATGCCGAGGAACTACTCGCAGAGACGGGCCGAGAGCAGAAGTTCAC ACCCACACATTTAGGCAACTCACACGAGCTACTCTCGATGATCCTGTGCTCCTCGGGGACCACCGGTCCACCGAAAGGTGTTTGCGTGACACACGCCCAAACGATCACCATGATCGGGTGCTACCCGTTGTCAGAACCAAATACGGTGTTCAACTTCAGCCCGCTGTACTGGCTCACGGgggtgatgatgctgttgaACACCTTCTCTGGAGGTGCCACACGGCTCATCACTCGTCGTCCGTTCTCGGCGGAAACGTTCTTCGAAGCAGTTGAGAAACACCGGGCTAGCTTTGTGTTTATGCCACCATCATACGCGAGCCAGATCGTGCGCCACGAGCGTGCCTCGCACGTGGACTTTTCGAGCTTGCGTATGGTGGCTATTGGTGGGAGTTACGTGTCGGATGATCTGCGTGATCGCTTCGACGTGTTGCTGCCGAATGGACGCACCTACAACACGGTTGGTACGTCAGAGGTTGGTTGGATCACGTGTGATATTGGTGGCCGGAAGCCAGGATCGGTTGGTACGCCGATGGTCAACATCTCGGTACGTATCGTTGATGAGGCGGGAGTTGATCTAGGCGTCGGTCAGCAGGGTCAAGTGCTGCTAAAGTATACCGAGCCGTTTTACGGATACTATCGCAACGAAGAAGCCACTCGCGAGACGGTCGATGAACGAGGTTTTACGCGTACCGGTGATATGGGATACATGGACGAGGACGGTTACCTGTACTTGATCGATCGGCAGAAGGACATCTTCAAATACCGCGGGTTCCAGATATCACCGAGTGAGCTGGAGTCACTCATAGCGCAGTTGCCTGGAGTTCAAGAGGTGTGTGTTGTCGGAGTTCCCGAGGATGTCGATCGAACAACGGAACTGCCCACGGCCGTGGTTGTACGCGTGCCAGGAAGCGACATCACCGCGCAGGACATCGTGCAATTCGTCGCGAGTAAGCTGTCCGACTACAAGCACCTTCACGGAGGTGTTCACTTTGTGGATGAGCTGCCTAAAACACAGAGCGGCAAGATCCTGCGTCGCAACGTACTGGAGTTGGTGTTATGA
- the LOC128723930 gene encoding probable 4-coumarate--CoA ligase 1 produces MEQLRTTYDETTRTWRGPTVKTLFNPEASLGQVMLNVLDRSPEREMQRDMDTGRSLTYAEFRMRLVRFAQNLTKLGVRSGDVVALINTNSENVAPLACALLTIGAPFNPIAPGFHEDDMAHMLAISRPKLVFCDADNYIVVRKALKRVYTQAADLPPVYVFECTRDDVQHAEDLLAETGTENQFMAPYLGDSHKKVAVILCSSGTTGSHKGVQLTHALCALLSPLYVFMPKPSIEFAFSALYWMSGFHSMLNVFTTGGVRLITRKPFNEETFFEVIEKHRASLVFTPPAYASAILAHPRSKTVDFSSLITWAVGGSPVPDGLRDRIDALLAPSGGRSFNGYGSSETGSVAADVLGRKPNAIGSIMPNVEVRIVDEKGQRLGVGEQGELLVRSCEGFAGYYGNGQASAAAIDPEGFFRSGDVGFLDEDGFLHLVDRQKDIFKFRNFHVSPTDLEEIVLRIAGVQDACVFGIPHVDGDLPAVAIVRLPGATGPDAEQVRSTVDEQVADFKRLRGGVFFMSEFPKTQSGKVLRRKVAEEIRQLRDRQPELTGKL; encoded by the exons ATGGAGCAATTACGCACAACGTACGACGAGACCACTCGAACGTGGCGTGGTCCGACGGTCAAAACGCTGTTCAATCCGGAAGCCAGCCTAGGTCAGGTTATGCTCAACGTGCTCGATCGCTCCCCGGAACGAGAGATGCAGCGTGACATGGACACCGGGCGGTCACTGACGTACGCCGAGTTCCGGATGCGATTGGTACGGTTCGCCCAAAACCTCACCAAGCTCGGGGTTCGCTCTGGTGATGTGGTGGCGTTAATCAACACCAACAGTGAGAATGTGGCACCATTAGCCTGTGCTCTGCTGACAATTGGTGCTCCGTTTAACCCAATCGCTCCTGGTTTTCACGAGGATGACATGGCGCACATGCTGGCCATCTCGAGGCCGAAGTTGGTGTTCTGTGACGCGGACAACTACATCGTCGTCCGGAAGGCTCTGAAGCGTGTGTACACCCAAGCGGCTGATCTTCCACCGGTTTATGTGTTCGAATGCACCCGGGATGATGTCCAGCACGCAGAGGACCTCCTGGCAGAAACGGGTACCGAGAATCAGTTCAT GGCCCCATACCTTGGTGACTCCCACAAAAAGGTCGCCGTCATCCTTTGCTCCTCCGGAACGACGGGTTCACACAAGGGTGTTCAGTTAACGCATGCCCTTTGTGCGTTGTTGTCTCCGCTGTACGTCTTCATGCCCAAACCGTCCATCGAGTTCGCGTTCAGTGCGCTCTACTGGATGAGCGGCTTCCACTCCATGCTGAACGTATTCACCACGGGAGGTGTGCGACTCATCACCCGCAAGCCCTTCAACGAGGAGACGTTCTTCGAGGTCATCGAGAAGCATCGGGCGTCACTTGTGTTCACACCACCTGCCTACGCATCGGCGATCCTGGCACATCCTCGCTCGAAAACGGTCGACTTCAGCTCACTCATCACGTGGGCCGTTGGTGGTAGTCCCGTACCGGATGGGTTGAGAGATCGCATCGATGCGTTGTTGGCTCCATCAGGAGGACGTTCCTTCAACGGGTACGGATCATCCGAAACCGGTAGTGTGGCAGCGGATGTGCTTGGACGCAAACCAAACGCCATCGGTTCGATAATGCCAAACGTGGAGGTGCGCATTGTGGATGAAAAAGGACAGCGGTTGGGTGTTGGTGAGCAAGGTGAGCTGctggtgcgatcgtgcgaggGTTTCGCAGGGTACTACGGGAATGGGCAAGCGTCAGCTGCTGCCATAGACCCCGAGGGGTTCTTCCGGTCTGGTGACGTTGGGTTCCTGGATGAGGACGGTTTCCTGCATCTCGTAGATCGGCAGAAGGACATCTTCAAGTTCCGCAATTTCCACGTATCACCGACGGATCTGGAAGAGATTGTGTTGCGTATCGCCGGTGTGCAGGATGCGTGTGTTTTCGGTATTCCGCACGTCGACGGTGACCTGCCAGCGGTGGCCATCGTACGACTTCCCGGAGCTACGGGACCAGACGCTGAACAGGTCCGGAGCACGGTTGACGAGCAGGTGGCGGACTTCAAGCGATTGCGCGGTGGTGTTTTCTTCATGTCGGAGTTTCCCAAAACGCAGAGCGGGAAGGTCCTGCGCCGGAAGGTCGCTGAAGAGATCAGACAGTTGCGTGACCGTCAACCGGAATTGACGGGCAAATTGTGA
- the LOC128723932 gene encoding protein-glucosylgalactosylhydroxylysine glucosidase-like, which produces MVFRSVIYVGLLLLATLAALTLAQSNPYDANYRFQTRPPLPDPSVMPTLANGQIGFVAYGEYVHMNGVYNGLGGKSHRARIPNFGNIQLTNCSPSSGAGVSQTCTYQLNMRTGKFVTVDEPSDYRVVHEMYPHRYYDSILVNRVRLQRLSSQGVIQARLLQIPGQQREDFSWTPSRDIVMNSQVYTQHCGVTVQIEEANLQTFGHNVCVTYSSVPEYVEIQPETMAQEFMFYAAFTMDEEEGTRLIASISGMSNAQEESLHMAEMDKLWNRYGITVEGNHDLDRVVKASAFYLFSSLPAHNVAQTGGKYPFYGLAPAGLGRGGIVEQEYQGHSFWDTEIWMYPGILLMDPANAANILHHRNTVSVGARMNALMNGYRGMQFPWESAFTGTEVTPDCCPEVVNFQHHITADIAFAARQYYYATGDMEWFRLEACRLATETALFWLDRAVYNNATDMYDILNAMGPDEDHPDVSNNAFTNIMAAHNLFFGEFAACSCQDNSIDEATRKEMLQVARSLTLLYDSEDDFHPQFDGYQKGTPIKQADTVLLIYPLQYPMNMTTKVNNLRIYSEVTRENGPAMTWAIHTIGHLELNQLSEAAAMFDKSYRQYLREPFHVWSENGNNEPGAGNFITGAGGFLQSIINGYAGVRLHQDRLDIRNARPTPNTSVLHIPTIEYRGLQLSLAVRANAFTITIQTVAEGLKLLVDEKEENICANCQYNGTSASIQVTTDQTFNGCRLRPTTLGVKVADQTGAASVMQSSMMAFLSLVVCFLLRQMF; this is translated from the exons ATGGTGTTTCGTTCAGTAATATACGTAGGCTTGCTTTTGCTCGCAACGCTCGCGGCCTTAACCCTAGCCCAAAGCAATCCGTACGATGCGAACTACAGGTTCCAGACCCGACCACCGCTTCCGGATCCATCCGTTATGCCAACATTAGCCAACGGCCAGATTGGGTTTGTGGCCTACGGTGAGTACGTGCACATGAACGGCGTGTACAacgggttgggtggaaaatcgcaccgcGCTCGCATACCGAACTTCGGCAACATCCAGCTGACGAACTGTTCGCCCTCATCCGGTGCTGGTGTGTCACAGACCTGCACCTACCAGCTGAACATGCGCACCGGGAAGTTTGTGACGGTGGACGAACCGAGTGACTACCGGGTAGTGCACGAAATGTACCCCCATCGGTACTACGACTCGATCCTCGTGAACCGTGTTCGTCTGCAGCGCCTCAGTTCGCAAGGTGTGATCCAGGCACGGTTGCTGCAGATTCCTGGCCAACAACGGGAGGACTTCAGCTGGACACCGAGCCGGGATATTGTGATGAACAGTCAGGTGTACACGCAGCATTGTGGCGTGACGGTGCAGATCGAGGAAGCGAACTTGCAGACCTTCGGACATAACGTTTGCGTCACCTACTCGAGCGTGCCGGAGTATGTCGAAATTCAACCGGAAACGATGGCGCAAGAGTTCATGTTCTATGCCGCTTTTACGATGGATGAGGAGGAAGGTACTCGTCTTATTGCGAGCATCTCCGGCATGTCGAATGCGCAGGAGGAATCGCTGCATATGGCGGAAATGGACAAGCTGTGGAACCGGTACGGCATTACGGTGGAAGGAAACCATGATCTCGATCGTGTAGTGAAGGCGAGTGCATTCTACCTGTTCAGTTCGCTTCCGGCGCACAATGTGGCCCAAACGGGGGGCAAGTATCCTTTCTACGGGCTCGCTCCTGCAGGACTTGGACGTGGTGGCATTGTGGAGCAGGAATACCAAGGCCATAGCTTCTGGGACACGGAAATCTGGATGTATCCGGGCATTCTGCTGATGGATCCGGCCAATGCCGCTAATATCCTGCACCATCGCAACACCGTCAGTGTTGGTGCGCGTATGAACGCTCTCATGAACGGATACCGTGGGATGCAGTTTCCCTGGGAGTCGGCGTTTACCGGTACCGAGGTAACACCGGACTGTTGCCCGGAGGTGGTCAACTTCCAGCATCACATTACGGCCGATATTGCGTTTGCGGCCAGGCAGTACTATTACGCCACTGGTGACATGGAATGGTTTAGGTTGGAAGCGTGCAGACTCGCTACGGAAACGGCGCTGTTCTGGCTCGATCGAGCTGTGTACAATAACGCCACCGATATGTACGACATCCTGAACGCTATGGGTCCGGACGAGGATCACCCGGACGTGTCGAATAATGCGTTCACGAACATAATGGCTGCACATAACCTGTTCTTCGGTGAGTTTGCCGCGTGCTCTTGCCAGGATAACTCGATCGACGAAGCCACGCGTAAGGAGATGCTACAGGTTGCGAGAAGTCTAACGCTGCTGTACGACAGTGAGGACGATTTCCATCCGCAGTTCGATGGCTACCAGAAGGGCACGCCGATCAAGCAAGCCGACACCGTGCTCTTGATTTACCCGTTGCAGTATCCGATGAACAT GACGACGAAGGTGAACAATCTGCGCATTTACTCCGAGGTAACGCGTGAAAACGGCCCGGCAATGACTTGGGCCATCCACACGATCGGCCACTTGGAGCTTAATCAGCTATCAGAGGCAGCCGCCATGTTTGATAAGAGTTACAGGCAGTATCTGCGTGAACCGTTCCATGTGTGGAGTGAAAATGGCAACAATGAGCCAGGGGCTGGTAACTTTATCACCGGCGCTGGGGGGTTCCTACAGTCCATTATCAATGGGTACGCGGGTGTGCGGCTGCATCAGGATCGTCTGGACATTCGGAACGCTCGTCCAACACCGAACACCAGCGTGCTGCACATCCCGACCATCGAATATCGTGGTTTGCAGCTCTCGCTGGCTGTGAGAGCGAATGCATTTACCATTACGATACAAACGGTTGCCGAGGGTTTGAAGCTGCTGGTCGACGAGAAGGAAGAGAACATTTGCGCCAATTGTCAAT ATAATGGTACCTCCGCTTCCATCCAAGTGACAACGGATCAAACGTTCAACGGGTGTAGGCTGAGACCGACTACTCTCGGCGTAAAGGTTGCTGATCAAACAGGCGCAGCGTCAGTGATGCAATCCTCGATGATGGCATTCTTGTCTCTGGTCGTGTGCTTCCTGTTACGCCAGATGTTCTGA
- the LOC128723931 gene encoding protein-glucosylgalactosylhydroxylysine glucosidase-like, with protein MAMFCATLSVVAFWLLGAGGDCKTSASHRPSAVTNGSMTTDDKRLHGGVLEASSAILADSLKVLPTLANGHLGFTVFEDAVYMAGLYNGAGGLSHRARIPNVANLRLDNACYRGTDPSCWLALDLDRGLFQVNYTAANGSHRVTHLLYPHALYRRLIVNQFLVERLTPDAGDITVRLWSGTAFTSEDIHFQPIRMSAHSSSTPAIYQTCGRTVEIENGTYQPETSAVCVLWNYVPDRLVLRADEQTASFKFIMSVDANGTIARSELSKALLATDDELLRSHTTLWGSFWGRFQILTTGNGPLQRAVRASVFFLVSSLPFEASYAQSGGPFFGLSPTGLGRGGSNLDDYEGHSFWDTEIWMLPVLNLIDPWYGRLLIEYRVRMLPVAKDLAVESGHNGVRFPWESGFTGTEVTQPCCPEVAIFQHHISGDISFGLRHHLATTQDLGWLQTSGGCLMAQEIAKFWASRLIFNHTGTDQYDIVAVMGPDEDHENVTNNAYTNVIAGYALYFGEFAGCICGEDVSLRNWSDIAARIKLPYDVARDYHPQFDDYRPGTVIKQADTVLLGFPLLYGGMNASTRRNDLRTYEPVTRDTGPAMTWAMHAINHLDIGDPGPAADNFVRSYQPYIRGPFHVWHELTQAGGGARNFITGAGGFLQAVVFGYAGVRVYLDRLEVRAIAESLPTAGFNVTVRGIQYLGALITVTQAISESEVSVTHMETMLTIGFGDGNDIVDVVVNQPYRLNNRTAIIRAKFNPYEECDLPADLIGG; from the exons ATGGCCATGTTTTGCGCAACGCTGTCGGTGGTGGCATTCTGGCTTCTTGGTGCCGGTGGCGATTGCAAAACATCCGCTTCCCACCGTCCATCAGCGGTCACGAACGGATCGATGACGACCGATGACAAACGGTTGCACGGTGGCGTGCTCGAGGCGTCCAG CGCTATCCTGGCTGACTCGTTAAAGGTTTTGCCAACACTAGCAAACGGACATCTAGGCTTCACGGTATTCGAGGATGCAGTTTACATGGCCGGATTGTACAACGGTGCTGGAGGATTGAGTCACCGTGCGCGCATCCCGAACGTAGCCAATCTGCGGCTCGATAACGCGTGCTATCGAGGAACGGATCCTTCCTGCTGGCTTGCGCTTGACCTGGATCGAGGGTTATTCCAGGTGAACTATACGGCTGCCAACGGATCGCATCGAGTGACTCACCTGCTCTATCCTCACGCCTTATACCGACGCTTGATCGTGAACCAATTTCTCGTGGAACGACTCACACCGGACGCTG GCGACATCACCGTGCGGCTCTGGTCGGGAACTGCTTTCACCAGCGAGGACATCCATTTCCAGCCCATCCGCATGTCTGCTCACTCGAGCTCAACTCCTGCCATCTACCAGACCTGTGGCCGAACTGTGGAGATCGAAAACGGTACGTACCAGCCGGAAACCAGCGCCGTCTGTGTCCTATGGAATTACGTACCCGATCGGCTAGTGTTGCGGGCTGACGAGCAAACGGCATCGTTTAAATTCATCATGTCGGTGGACGCAAACGGCACCATCGCCCGGAGCGAGCTAAGCAAAG CCCTGCTTGCAACCGACGATGAGCTGCTGCGATCGCACACCACACTTTGGGGCTCCTTTTGGGGGCGCTTTCAGATCCTAACGACCGGAAACGGACCGTTACAGCGTGCGGTTCGAGCGAGCGTCTTTTTCCTCGTCAGTAGCCTTCCTTTTGAGGCGAGTTACGCCCAATCGGGAGGGCCATTTTTTGGACTCAGCCCAACGGGGCTCGGACGGGGTGGATCCAACCTGGACGATTACGAGGGTCACTCGTTCTGGGACACCGAGATCTGGATGCTTCCGGTGTTGAACCTGATCGATCCGTGGTATGGTCGGTTGCTGATCGAGTACCGGGTGCGAATGTTGCCCGTAGCGAAGGATCTTGCGGTTGAAAGTGGCCACAATGGAGTACG GTTTCCCTGGGAAAGTGGCTTCACTGGGACGGAGGTGACACAACCTTGCTGTCCAGAAGTCGCCATTTTCCAACACCACATCAGCGGAGACATTAGCTTCGGTTTACGGCACCACCTGGCCACAACGCAGGACCTCGGCTGGCTCCAGACTAGCGGTGGTTGCCTGATGGCTCAAGAAATAGCCAAATTCTGGGCCAGCCGGTTGATTTTCAACCACACCGGCACCGACCAGTACGACATTGTAG CGGTAATGGGACCGGATGAGGATCATGAAAATGTAACCAACAACGCGTACACGAACGTGATCGCAGGCTACGCGCTGTATTTTGGCGA GTTTGCGGGCTGCATTTGTGGTGAGGACGTTAGCTTACGCAACTGGAGCGATATCGCGGCTCGTATCAAACTGCCGTACGATGTTGCCCGGGATTATCATCCACAGTTCGATGATTACCGCCCGGGAACGGTCATCAAGCAGGCTGACACGGTTTTGCTGGGTTTTCCACTGCTGTATGGTGGTATGAACGCTTCCACGCGTCGGAACGACTTGCGGACGTACGAACCGGTAACACGTGACACAGGACCAGCCATGACCTGGGCTATGCACGCTATAAACCATCTAGATATCGGAGATCCAGGGCCGGCAGCGGATAATTTCGTTCGCAGCTATCAGCCCTACATACGCGGTCCATTTCACGTCTGGCACGAGCTGACACAGgccggtggaggcgcacgaAACTTCATCACCGGTGCGGGTGGCTTTCTACAAGCTGTCGTTTTTGGTTACGCCGGAGTGCGGGTGTATCTGGATCGGCTGGAAGTGCGAGCAATTGCTGAATCTCTACCAACCGCGGGCTTCAACGTCACGGTTAGAGGAATTCAATATCTCGGTGCGCTTATCACAGTAACTCAAGCGATTAGCGAATCGGAAGTAAGCGTGACTCACATGGAGACGATGTTGACGATTGGATTCGGCGATGGTAACGACATAGTTGATGTGGTTGTCAACCAACCTT ACCGGCTGAACAATCGAACAGCGATAATACGTGCCAAATTTAACCCGTATGAAGAGTGTGACCTACCGGCTGATCTTATCGGTGGATGA
- the LOC128723687 gene encoding protein-glucosylgalactosylhydroxylysine glucosidase-like yields the protein MWFLTLFAFVLPFQTASGNGYNFLFNSTKLPAKAVTPTLANGHLGFVVYGDSVHLNGVYNGLKGVSHRARIPNFANIQLFNCSSLLAQPKNCHYQLDMRTGKFRTTLEDPAGGYRVQHEVYPNRHFDQTIVNRVYIKRLNSKQALEIETRQLSGTKSIDLLLEPMDPLEVGSEVFILLCGKTKQVEDPKYQKEGHSVCVAYKQIPRKLTLAPDETEREFTFFTVFSRSRDEAHAELKGLKSNDHERLHRLEMDRMWQKYGIRVEGNDRLDRVIKASTFYLSSSLPSQSSFQPSSYPFYGLSPSGLGRGGKELAEYQGHSFWDTEMWMFPPILLLDPGNARKLLHYRTLVTEAAADNARSNGYKGWQYAWESAFTGREVTPDFCPQVPEYQHHITADVAYAARLYYYATGDLEWLRTDACRLAYETALFWKSRVDYNPETDTFDIGRIMGPDEDHHNVTNSVYTNVIAAHNLFFGAFVGCHCRAELPEGSDAEFAEFLRVAKSITLPYNAQYDVHPEYKEYTFGTQIKQADVVLLGYPLEFPMKESTKANNLQLYSMVTRPDGPAMTWAIHTIGHLDLNELGHAAAMFRKSYQQYLRAPFYVWSENGDGADGAGNFITGAGGFLQSLINGYAGVRLRHGQMVINNPRLPLGATRLFLPELNFAGVQFALDIGANGFRITFGSSAAESFAKLSLLVDDIERDLFEGCEYTGAKSAILLLRPEQDKAMENESSSCTLQDTVLGMRLADQDGRLFTTTHLIAVSLVVGLLGVLYSVRVALRGKRSEKKSEKEKLGKKIRKKQKSKFTK from the exons ATGTGGTTTTTAACATTGTTTGCCTTCGTGTTACCTTTTCAAACTGCTAGCGGAAATGGATACAATTTTCTGTTCAATTCTACCAA ATTACCGGCCAAAGCTGTTACTCCTACGTTGGCAAATGGACATCTCGGATTCGTAGTCTACGGTGACTCGGTCCACTTGAATGGTGTGTACAATGGACTGAAGGGTGTAAGCCACCGGGCTCGTATTCCAAACTTCGCCAACATACAGCTCTTCAACTGTTCGTCATTGCTTGCACAACCGAAAAACTGCCATTACCAACTTGATATGCGAACTGGGAAGTTTCGTACGACACTCGAAGACCCGGCCGGAGGTTATCGGGTGCAGCATGAAGTTTATCCTAACCGGCATTTCGACCAAACGATCGTGAACCGAGTGTACATAAAAAGGCTGAATTCGAAGCAAGCATTAGAAATCGAAACCCGGCAACTGTCGGGAACGAAAAGCATCGATCTGTTGCTGGAACCTATGGATCCACTGGAAGTCGGGAGCGAAGTGTTCATTCTCTTatgcggaaaaacaaaacaggttGAAGATCCAAAGTACCAAAAGGAGGGCCATTCGGTGTGCGTAGCGTACAAGCAAATCCCGCGCAAGCTAACACTCGCCCCTGACGAAACGGAACGTGAATTTACTTTCTTCACCGTCTTTTCGCGCTCGCGAGATGAAGCGCATGCCGAACTAAAGGGACTAAAAAGTAATGACCACGAGCGACTGCACCGGTTGGAGATGGATCGGATGTGGCAAAAGTACGGCATTCGTGTAGAGGGCAACGATCGGCTAGATCGCGTAATAAAAGCGAGCACATTTTACCTCTCGAGTTCGCTCCCATCCCAGTCGTCCTTTCAGCCGAGCAGCTATCCCTTCTACGGACTTTCTCCATCAGGATTGGGACGCGGAGGAAAGGAGCTAGCCGAATACCAAGGCCACAGTTTCTGGGACACGGAGATGTGGATGTTCCCTCCGATTCTACTGCTTGATCCTGGAAACGCCCGAAAGCTGCTGCATTACCGTACTCTCGTCACGGAAGCCGCCGCTGATAACGCACGAAGCAATGGATACAAAGGCTGGCAGTACGCGTGGGAATCGGCCTTTACGGGTCGCGAAGTGACACCGGACTTCTGTCCGCAAGTTCCTGAATACCAGCATCACATAACGGCCGACGTAGCATACGCTGCTCGGCTCTATTATTACGCGACGGGTGATCTCGAGTGGCTGCGAACGGACGCCTGTCGCTTGGCCTACGAAACGGCGCTCTTTTGGAAAAGCAGGGTTGATTATAACCCCGAAACGGACACCTTCGACATCGGACGGATAATGGGCCCGGACGAGGATCACCATAACGTTACGAACAGCGTGTACACGAACGTGATCGCCGCACACAATCTTTTCTTCGGAGCGTTCGTCGGATGTCACTGCCGGGCGGAGTTACCTGAAGGTTCCGATGCAGAGTTTGCGGAATTTCTAAGGGTGGCCAAAAGCATCACTCTTCCGTACAACGCCCAGTATGACGTGCATCCTGAGTACAAGGAGTACACATTCGGAACACAAATCAAGCAGGCTGACGTTGTGCTGCTTGGCTATCCGCTAGAATTCCCCATGAAAGA GTCAACGAAAGCGAACAATCTGCAGTTGTACTCGATGGTAACGCGCCCGGACGGCCCTGCTATGACTTGGGCAATCCACACGATAGGTCACTTGGATTTGAACGAACTTGGTCATGCTGCTGCCATGTTCCGCAAGAGTTACCAGCAGTATCTCAGGGCGCCATTCTACGTGTGGAGCGAAAACGGGGACGGTGCGGACGGCGCGGGAAACTTCataaccggtgccggtggattCCTACAGTCCCTCATCAACGGGTACGCTGGTGTCCGTCTGAGACATGGCCAGATGGTGATCAACAATCCGCGGCTTCCACTCGGCGCAACAAGACTCTTCCTGCCGGAGTTGAATTTTGCCGGGGTACAATTCGCACTGGATATAGGCGCAAACGGTTTCCGTATTACGTTCGGATCCAGCGCCGCGGAATCGTTTGCAAAATTAAGCCTCCTAGTGGACGATATCGAGCGGGATCTCTTCGAAGGCTGTGAAT acACCGGTGCCAAATCGGCCATCCTTTTGCTGCGACCGGAACAAGATAAAGCAATGGAGAACGAATCGTCGTCCTGCACGCTGCAGGATACCGTTCTTGGTATGCGGTTAGCCGACCAGGACGGACGCTTGTTCACGACCACGCACCTCATTGCGGTGTCGCTAGTCGTAGGGCTTCTTGGCGTTTTGTACAGCGTTCGGGTTGCCTTACGCGgcaagcgaagcgaaaaaaaatcggagaaggaaaagctCGGTAAAAAAATTcgtaaaaaacagaaaagtaaatttacgaaataa